A region from the Streptomyces sp. 3214.6 genome encodes:
- a CDS encoding DUF4232 domain-containing protein, giving the protein MRAVPITVTALTAALLLTACGGGDDSGSGSDEKSKASDSASAASSGGAAGSACAADNLGQEVGPVNAAPAAGDTGNVTVTFTNKGAQCTLTGFPAVDLQADGASATVAKDAAAEAQPLTLPAQGTASFTITYVRGEGGGDKSLAVKTVKYGLPGASATQTFPWSYGDVALKGKGVPDATVSAFQQAGD; this is encoded by the coding sequence ATGCGCGCCGTTCCCATCACCGTCACCGCTCTCACCGCGGCCCTGCTCCTCACCGCCTGCGGAGGCGGGGACGACAGCGGCTCCGGCAGCGACGAGAAGAGCAAGGCGTCCGACTCCGCCTCCGCCGCCTCCTCCGGCGGCGCCGCCGGATCCGCCTGCGCCGCCGACAACCTCGGCCAGGAGGTCGGCCCCGTCAATGCCGCGCCCGCCGCCGGTGACACCGGCAACGTCACCGTCACGTTCACCAACAAGGGTGCACAGTGCACCCTGACCGGCTTCCCCGCGGTCGACCTCCAGGCCGACGGCGCCTCCGCGACCGTGGCCAAGGACGCGGCCGCCGAGGCGCAGCCACTGACCCTCCCGGCGCAGGGCACCGCCTCCTTCACGATCACCTATGTGCGCGGCGAGGGCGGCGGCGACAAGAGCCTCGCCGTCAAGACCGTGAAGTACGGCCTGCCGGGCGCGTCGGCCACCCAGACCTTCCCGTGGTCGTACGGCGATGTCGCGCTGAAGGGCAAGGGCGTGCCGGACGCGACCGTCAGCGCCTTCCAGCAGGCCGGCGACTGA
- the rpsR gene encoding 30S ribosomal protein S18: MPRKPDRKPVKSRPNPLDQAGITYIDYKDADLLRRFLSDRGKIRGRRITRITAQQQRQLSRAVKNAREMALLPYSTPR, from the coding sequence ATGCCCCGCAAGCCCGACCGCAAGCCCGTCAAGTCCCGCCCCAACCCCCTCGACCAGGCGGGCATCACCTACATCGACTACAAGGACGCCGACCTGCTGCGGAGGTTCCTCTCGGACCGGGGCAAGATCCGCGGCCGCCGCATCACCCGCATCACCGCCCAGCAACAACGCCAGCTGTCCCGGGCCGTCAAGAACGCCCGGGAAATGGCCCTCCTGCCGTACAGCACCCCCCGCTGA
- a CDS encoding type B 50S ribosomal protein L31, protein MRKGIHPAYGPVVFRDRAANHAFLTNSTLAGEKAIEKTIEWEDGNTYPVVDVEISNISHPFYTGTARVLDTAGRVERFERRYGKRGGA, encoded by the coding sequence ATGCGTAAGGGAATCCACCCGGCCTACGGTCCCGTCGTCTTCCGCGACCGCGCCGCGAACCACGCCTTCCTCACCAACTCGACGCTGGCGGGCGAGAAGGCGATCGAGAAGACGATCGAGTGGGAGGACGGCAACACCTACCCGGTCGTCGACGTCGAGATCTCGAACATCAGCCACCCCTTCTACACCGGCACCGCCCGCGTCCTGGACACGGCCGGCCGCGTCGAGCGCTTCGAGCGCCGCTACGGGAAGCGGGGCGGCGCGTGA
- a CDS encoding Clp protease N-terminal domain-containing protein produces the protein MTNPQPVTTSSVRLDDLIDAIKKVHPEPLDQLQDAVIAADHLGDVADHLIGHFVDQARRSGASWTDIGRSMGVTRQAAQKRFVPKESADLDASQGFARYTPRARNVVMAAHNEAKAAGNTEGLPAHLVLGLLAEPEGLAAKAIADQGVTLDAVREAATAALPPAAAEVPELIPYGPDAKKALELTFREALRLGHNYIGTEHILLALLEFENGEGVLSGVGVDKPGTERYVAKVLALITSKQQEEGQPEEGRRDGG, from the coding sequence ATGACGAATCCGCAACCCGTCACCACCTCATCCGTCCGTCTGGACGACCTCATCGACGCCATCAAGAAGGTCCACCCCGAGCCGCTCGACCAGCTCCAGGACGCCGTCATCGCCGCCGACCACCTGGGCGACGTGGCGGACCACCTCATCGGCCACTTCGTCGACCAGGCCCGCCGTTCGGGCGCCTCCTGGACCGACATCGGCCGCAGCATGGGGGTCACCCGGCAGGCCGCGCAGAAGCGCTTCGTGCCGAAGGAGTCCGCGGACCTCGACGCGAGCCAGGGCTTCGCCCGCTACACCCCCCGCGCGCGGAACGTGGTCATGGCCGCCCACAACGAGGCCAAGGCCGCCGGCAACACGGAGGGGCTGCCCGCGCACCTGGTCCTCGGGCTGCTCGCCGAGCCGGAGGGCCTCGCGGCGAAGGCCATCGCCGACCAGGGCGTCACCCTGGACGCGGTCCGTGAGGCCGCGACCGCCGCGCTCCCCCCGGCCGCCGCGGAGGTGCCCGAGCTGATCCCGTACGGCCCCGACGCCAAGAAGGCCCTGGAACTCACCTTCCGCGAGGCGCTCCGCCTCGGCCACAACTACATCGGCACCGAGCACATCCTGCTGGCGCTGCTGGAGTTCGAGAACGGCGAGGGCGTCCTCAGCGGCGTCGGCGTCGACAAGCCCGGCACCGAGCGGTACGTCGCGAAGGTCCTGGCCCTGATCACCTCGAAGCAGCAGGAGGAGGGACAGCCGGAGGAGGGGCGGCGGGACGGCGGCTGA
- the rpsN gene encoding 30S ribosomal protein S14, which yields MAKKSKIAKNDRRREIVARYAARRAELKEIIRRPSSTDAEREAAQRELRAQPRDASATRVRNRDQVDGRPRGYFRTFGLSRVGLREQAHAGYLPGVRKSSW from the coding sequence ATGGCGAAGAAGAGCAAGATCGCGAAGAACGACCGGCGGCGGGAGATCGTCGCGCGGTACGCGGCGCGGCGGGCCGAGCTGAAGGAGATCATCCGGCGGCCGTCGTCGACCGACGCGGAACGGGAGGCGGCACAGCGGGAGCTGCGCGCCCAGCCGCGCGACGCCAGCGCCACGCGCGTGCGCAACCGCGACCAGGTCGACGGGCGCCCGCGCGGGTACTTCCGGACGTTCGGGCTGTCCCGGGTGGGTCTGCGGGAGCAGGCGCACGCGGGGTATCTGCCGGGGGTGCGGAAGTCGTCCTGGTAG
- a CDS encoding bifunctional 3'-5' exonuclease/DNA polymerase yields MADRWALAPAEDGGVELAPLGPGGLPAGPVLREADLARAVRERPDVTRWVWRSTAEVYPRLLATGVRVERCYDVEDAETLLLGHEGHSGEPRSAAAALARLRGGPVPPDPPQRSAAPGAQSSLFEAQDTAVRLPLDDLLAVYAEQQRRHERAEHPARMRLLTAAESAGMLVAAEMNRAGLPWSAEVHRAVLHDLLGERYAGGGEPRRLAELADEVSAAFGRRVRPDLPADVVKAFGQAGIRVRSTRRWEIESLDHPAVKPLIEYKKLYRIWVAHGWSWLQDWVRDGRFRPEFLAHGTVTGRWVTNGGGALQIPKVIRRAVVADPGWRLVVADADQMEPRVLAAISRDPGLMEVAGRETDLYQSVSDRAFSGDRAQAKLAVLGAVYGQTSGDGLKNLAALRRRFPRAVAYVDEAAKAGEEGRLVRTWLGRTCPPAAGAGDDGAEEAGIPVDSGGPAAEEELSDDRQWVPGYASTNARARGRFARNFVVQGSAADWALLLLAALRQACAGMAAELVFFQHDEVIVHCPEEEAQRVVAAIREASDLAGRLTFGQTPVRFPFTAAVVECYADAK; encoded by the coding sequence ATGGCCGACCGGTGGGCACTCGCTCCGGCCGAGGACGGTGGCGTGGAACTCGCCCCCCTCGGTCCCGGCGGGCTGCCCGCCGGTCCGGTGCTGCGGGAGGCGGACCTGGCGCGAGCCGTGCGCGAGCGGCCCGACGTCACCCGCTGGGTCTGGCGTTCCACGGCCGAGGTGTATCCGCGTCTGCTCGCCACGGGGGTGCGAGTAGAGCGGTGCTACGACGTCGAGGACGCCGAGACCCTCCTCCTGGGCCACGAGGGGCACTCCGGCGAGCCCCGCTCGGCGGCCGCCGCGCTGGCCCGGCTGCGCGGCGGGCCCGTACCGCCGGATCCGCCGCAGCGCTCCGCCGCGCCCGGTGCGCAGTCCTCGCTGTTCGAGGCGCAGGACACCGCCGTCCGGCTGCCCCTCGACGACCTCCTCGCTGTCTACGCCGAGCAGCAGCGGCGGCACGAGCGGGCCGAACACCCGGCGCGGATGCGGCTGCTGACAGCGGCCGAGTCGGCGGGGATGCTGGTGGCCGCCGAGATGAACCGGGCCGGACTGCCGTGGAGCGCGGAGGTGCACCGCGCGGTCCTACACGATCTGCTCGGCGAGCGGTATGCGGGCGGGGGCGAGCCCCGGCGGCTGGCCGAGCTGGCGGACGAGGTGTCGGCCGCCTTCGGGCGTCGCGTGCGGCCCGACCTGCCCGCCGACGTCGTCAAGGCCTTCGGGCAGGCCGGGATCCGGGTCAGGTCGACCCGGCGCTGGGAGATCGAGTCCCTCGACCACCCGGCCGTGAAGCCGCTGATCGAGTACAAGAAGCTGTACCGCATCTGGGTGGCCCACGGCTGGTCCTGGCTGCAGGACTGGGTGCGGGACGGGCGGTTCAGGCCGGAGTTCCTGGCCCACGGCACGGTCACCGGGCGCTGGGTGACCAACGGCGGGGGCGCCCTGCAGATCCCCAAGGTCATCCGGCGGGCCGTGGTCGCCGACCCGGGCTGGCGGCTGGTCGTGGCCGACGCCGACCAGATGGAGCCGCGGGTGCTGGCGGCGATCTCCCGCGACCCCGGGCTGATGGAGGTCGCGGGCCGGGAGACCGACCTCTACCAGTCCGTCTCCGACCGCGCCTTCTCCGGTGACCGCGCCCAGGCCAAGCTCGCCGTCCTCGGCGCGGTCTACGGCCAGACCTCCGGGGACGGTCTGAAGAACCTCGCCGCGCTGCGCCGCCGCTTCCCGCGCGCGGTGGCGTATGTCGACGAGGCCGCCAAGGCCGGCGAGGAGGGCCGGCTCGTGCGCACCTGGCTGGGGCGGACCTGCCCACCGGCGGCCGGTGCGGGTGACGACGGGGCGGAGGAGGCGGGCATCCCCGTCGACTCCGGTGGCCCTGCCGCAGAGGAGGAGCTCTCCGACGACCGGCAGTGGGTTCCGGGGTACGCCTCGACCAACGCACGCGCGCGTGGCCGCTTCGCCCGCAACTTCGTCGTGCAGGGCAGCGCCGCCGACTGGGCGCTGCTGCTGCTCGCCGCGCTGCGCCAGGCCTGCGCGGGAATGGCGGCGGAACTCGTCTTCTTCCAGCACGACGAGGTGATCGTGCACTGTCCCGAGGAGGAGGCGCAGAGGGTCGTCGCCGCGATCAGGGAGGCGTCCGACCTGGCCGGACGGCTGACGTTCGGCCAGACGCCGGTGCGGTTTCCGTTCACTGCTGCGGTGGTGGAGTGCTATGCCGACGCGAAGTGA
- a CDS encoding DUF2786 domain-containing protein — MSSTSTSTGDHPPGTVDRAFQAALYATADAALDTGASLLAADPAADAELARRGAEFVAALWRRGWQPADVVRIVRRDLDGVHVVLAAELIRAHARDDRSRGGRWAAQLADLPAGGPPQTDRFSHATAVLELYRLLLRLPALEPLQEREARRAPQANRAHRGQSGRDDHARMLTRIRALLAKAEATGFPEEAEALTAKAQELMARHSVDEALLDAQAPAPDAPGACRIGVEPPYEQAKAVLLDAVADANHCRAVWNEPFAFSTVVGFEADLEVVELLYTSLLVQAQSAMAKAEAAQRAGGRRRTKTFRQSFLAAYAHRIGARLGEVTAAAETQVADDLLPVLASREVAVTAATDRMFPETVSTRLRGVTDEAGWTEGAQAADRARVQSRPRLP, encoded by the coding sequence GTGAGCAGCACCAGCACCAGTACCGGCGACCACCCGCCCGGCACCGTCGACCGCGCCTTCCAGGCAGCCCTCTACGCCACCGCCGACGCCGCCCTCGACACGGGCGCGTCGCTCCTTGCCGCCGACCCCGCGGCGGACGCCGAACTCGCCCGGCGGGGCGCGGAGTTCGTTGCGGCGCTCTGGCGGCGGGGCTGGCAGCCCGCGGACGTCGTGCGGATCGTGCGGCGCGACCTGGACGGCGTCCACGTCGTCCTTGCGGCGGAGCTGATACGTGCCCACGCGCGGGACGACCGGTCGCGCGGCGGACGCTGGGCGGCCCAGCTGGCGGACCTGCCCGCGGGCGGCCCGCCGCAGACCGACCGTTTCTCGCACGCCACCGCGGTCCTGGAGCTCTACCGTCTGCTGCTGCGTCTGCCGGCCCTCGAACCCCTCCAGGAGCGGGAGGCCCGCCGAGCTCCCCAGGCCAACCGTGCCCACCGCGGGCAGTCCGGCCGCGACGACCACGCCCGCATGCTCACCCGTATCCGCGCGCTGCTCGCCAAGGCCGAGGCGACAGGCTTTCCGGAGGAGGCGGAGGCGCTCACGGCGAAGGCGCAGGAGCTGATGGCCCGGCACAGTGTCGACGAGGCGCTGCTCGACGCCCAGGCGCCCGCCCCGGACGCGCCCGGCGCCTGCCGGATCGGCGTCGAGCCACCGTACGAGCAGGCCAAGGCGGTGCTGCTGGACGCCGTCGCCGACGCCAACCACTGCCGGGCGGTGTGGAACGAACCCTTCGCCTTCTCCACGGTCGTCGGCTTCGAGGCCGATCTGGAGGTGGTGGAGCTGCTCTACACCTCGCTGCTGGTGCAGGCGCAGTCCGCGATGGCGAAGGCGGAGGCGGCCCAGCGGGCGGGCGGCCGCAGGCGGACCAAGACGTTCCGGCAGTCCTTCCTCGCCGCCTACGCCCACCGCATCGGCGCCCGTCTCGGCGAGGTCACCGCAGCCGCCGAGACGCAGGTGGCGGACGACCTGCTGCCGGTCCTCGCCTCTCGCGAGGTCGCGGTGACCGCGGCGACGGACCGGATGTTCCCGGAGACGGTCTCCACCCGCCTGCGCGGCGTCACCGACGAGGCGGGCTGGACCGAGGGCGCGCAGGCGGCGGACCGGGCCCGGGTGCAGTCCCGGCCCCGGCTGCCCTGA
- the rpmG gene encoding 50S ribosomal protein L33 yields MARNELRPVIKLRSTAGTGFTYVTRKNRRNDPDRMTLRKYDPVVGRHVDFREER; encoded by the coding sequence ATGGCACGCAACGAACTCCGCCCGGTCATCAAGCTCCGGTCCACGGCGGGAACGGGCTTCACCTACGTGACCCGCAAGAACCGCCGCAACGACCCGGACCGCATGACCCTGCGCAAGTACGACCCCGTCGTCGGCCGGCACGTCGACTTCCGAGAGGAGCGCTGA
- the rpmB gene encoding 50S ribosomal protein L28 encodes MSAHCMLTGAQPGFGNRISYSHRRTSRRFDPNIQSKRYWLPSESRYVRLRLSTKGIKTVDAIGVEAAVARIRARGVRI; translated from the coding sequence GTGTCCGCGCACTGCATGCTGACCGGCGCCCAACCGGGCTTCGGCAACCGCATCTCCTACTCCCACCGGCGCACCTCGCGCCGCTTCGACCCGAACATCCAGTCCAAGCGGTACTGGCTGCCGAGCGAGAGCCGGTACGTACGGCTGCGGCTGAGCACGAAGGGGATCAAAACCGTCGACGCGATCGGCGTCGAGGCGGCCGTGGCGCGCATCCGCGCGCGGGGGGTGCGGATCTGA
- a CDS encoding CobW family GTP-binding protein translates to MSLSVVIVGGLHADARRTTVARLLADVPGGVVLHHDLATAAAGTVVRTISDATGILTAGEAPLVNDCACCALREDLVPELRRLADDGATHLAVVELWDSVEPKAMAEVVVAGGLTVTGVVTAVDPALLLPYLGNGDDLADVGLAAAATDRRTVADTFARQLEYAPVLAVVDSEEADDEDRELLAQLHPTAHQVRVASDGRADAQSPLARAVLAGFDVESAAAAQHPACALLPAEADAYGVSTFVWHRRRPFHPERLYAALEDLTCAAARSRGRFWLADKPDVLLHWDAAGGALCVESAGPWLASLPDAAWDMVPPVRRAAAALDWHPEHGDCCQHLVFTSPGLDRDGLARLLESCLLTDAEYAAGRTAWKQLPPAFDTLLEV, encoded by the coding sequence GTGAGCCTGTCGGTCGTGATCGTCGGCGGGCTGCACGCCGACGCCCGCCGGACGACGGTCGCGCGCCTGCTCGCCGACGTCCCCGGCGGCGTCGTCCTCCACCACGACCTCGCGACGGCCGCGGCGGGCACGGTCGTACGGACGATCAGCGATGCCACCGGCATCCTCACCGCCGGCGAGGCGCCCCTGGTCAACGACTGCGCCTGCTGCGCCCTGCGCGAGGACCTCGTGCCCGAGCTGCGCCGCCTCGCCGACGACGGCGCCACGCATCTCGCGGTCGTCGAACTGTGGGACTCCGTCGAGCCCAAGGCCATGGCCGAGGTGGTCGTGGCCGGCGGCCTCACGGTCACCGGCGTGGTCACCGCAGTCGATCCGGCGCTGCTGCTGCCGTATCTCGGCAACGGCGACGACCTCGCCGACGTCGGCCTCGCCGCGGCCGCCACCGACCGGCGTACCGTCGCCGACACCTTCGCGAGGCAGCTGGAGTACGCCCCCGTCCTGGCGGTCGTCGACTCCGAGGAGGCCGACGACGAGGACCGCGAGCTGCTGGCCCAACTGCACCCGACCGCCCACCAGGTCCGCGTCGCCTCGGACGGCCGTGCGGATGCACAGTCTCCTCTGGCGCGGGCGGTACTGGCCGGCTTCGACGTCGAATCGGCCGCCGCCGCCCAGCATCCCGCCTGTGCGCTGCTTCCCGCCGAGGCCGACGCGTACGGCGTGAGCACCTTCGTCTGGCACCGGAGGCGGCCGTTCCACCCGGAGCGGTTGTACGCGGCGCTGGAGGACCTGACCTGCGCCGCCGCCCGCAGCCGGGGCCGGTTCTGGCTCGCCGACAAGCCCGACGTGCTGCTCCACTGGGACGCGGCGGGCGGGGCCCTGTGCGTGGAGTCGGCGGGGCCCTGGCTGGCGTCCCTCCCGGACGCGGCCTGGGACATGGTCCCGCCGGTGCGCCGGGCCGCCGCCGCGCTGGACTGGCACCCCGAGCACGGCGACTGCTGCCAGCACCTGGTCTTCACGTCCCCCGGCCTCGACCGCGACGGCCTCGCCCGGCTCCTGGAGTCCTGCCTGCTCACGGACGCCGAGTACGCCGCCGGCCGGACCGCCTGGAAGCAGCTGCCGCCCGCCTTCGACACCCTCCTGGAGGTCTGA
- a CDS encoding AfsR/SARP family transcriptional regulator — MRRYGLRFGLLGPPVLYRNTTGVPNTTGVPNTTDVPTSTDVPGAPDVPTAADLSYDTVRSPKVRALLAALLLDAGRVVPVESLKEALWGGAPPASAQASLHNHVTRLRRLLDDPERLRAVPPGYQLRVEQGELDVHVFERHVAAARGAHAARNWERVVRECTAALALWRGAPLSGLPADLGGYAFVRRLREARLLLLEWRYDAELALGGVRFERIVPELTALAAEYPLREAYHRQLMLALHRTGRQAEALAVHRDLRTRLIEELGVEPGPAVREAHAEVLASTVDDRPPTLPGAPAAAPISASISAPSAASTPGSAPAAPTAPSVGPAQLPPPPAYFTGRDETLRRLHRTLASTPGDGATPTVVVLSGMAGVGKSALALHLAHTLRERFFSGQLYLHLHGATPGMTPLTAGQALAALLRDLGTEPRRIPEHPDAAAALLRTLLAPTRTLLVLDDAATAAQIRPLLPAGPGCAVIVTSRSPLTVLDGARRFPLAPLSAEDSAALLRAASGPGQGRADLDAGHPLVDLTGRLPLALRVVAARLAARSALTPDALAGQLAAAESRLSHLEYDDLSVRRSLAVAHDALAASGREVDRDAARTLRRFGALDLPTYGVPLLARLTGADEARAEAALNRLVDVALLEEQAYGRYTPHDLVRDFARELAESEAGEPDGRADAVDAMPTALHWYAAVAERALAAIVEGGPDQDDRRRPTAAQPPAHAAHVTAVPPFAGPAEAFAWCDTELQNIVALVKSASNTTQTTARTPAPPTPDEAHAPPPPDAAHAPPPPDAAPAPTGTDAARVAERTEAALVSTLLRLLFPYLQRRGRVAEMEVLGLIALRVARWLGDEAAEAYALGDLAGLHFLTGRQRDALALNDRALAIWRRLDRLSWVRRCLNNRGLLLEGLGRYEESGAALRQSLTYSRQLNDPHGEAVTHSHLGNLYEHTDPRAAIEQHRRSLAIGDAIGAVIVQHSAHCNIGYAHLTLGEPAAAWPHFEESLRILGGLGDWHGESQTRLGLVRALRPLGRTEHALAECAELLRRADARGDRYTGGLARHQHGLLLRDQGRIEQAYAEWRAALAALAGTDEQAVVRELRELLAGDG, encoded by the coding sequence ATGCGGCGGTACGGGCTGCGGTTCGGACTGCTGGGCCCCCCGGTCCTGTACAGGAACACGACTGGCGTCCCGAACACGACTGGCGTCCCGAACACGACTGACGTCCCGACCTCGACGGACGTCCCTGGTGCGCCTGACGTCCCGACCGCGGCCGATCTCTCGTACGACACCGTCCGCAGCCCCAAAGTGCGTGCCCTGCTCGCCGCCCTCCTCCTCGACGCGGGCCGGGTCGTCCCCGTCGAGTCGCTCAAGGAGGCGCTGTGGGGCGGCGCGCCGCCCGCGTCCGCGCAGGCCTCGCTGCACAACCACGTGACCCGGCTGCGTCGGCTGCTCGACGACCCGGAGCGGCTGCGGGCCGTGCCGCCCGGTTACCAGCTCAGGGTCGAACAGGGCGAGCTCGACGTCCACGTCTTCGAGCGGCACGTCGCCGCGGCGCGCGGCGCGCACGCCGCCCGGAACTGGGAACGGGTCGTGCGGGAGTGCACGGCGGCGCTCGCGCTGTGGCGGGGCGCCCCGCTCAGCGGCCTCCCGGCCGACCTGGGCGGATACGCCTTCGTACGACGTCTGCGGGAGGCCCGGCTGCTCCTGCTGGAGTGGCGCTACGACGCCGAACTGGCCCTGGGCGGCGTACGATTCGAGCGCATCGTCCCGGAGCTGACGGCCTTGGCCGCGGAGTATCCGCTGCGCGAGGCGTACCACCGTCAGCTGATGCTCGCCCTGCACCGCACCGGCCGCCAGGCCGAGGCCCTCGCCGTCCACCGCGACCTGCGCACCCGCCTCATCGAGGAACTCGGCGTCGAACCGGGCCCGGCGGTCCGTGAGGCGCATGCGGAGGTGTTGGCTTCGACGGTCGACGACCGTCCCCCGACCCTGCCCGGGGCCCCGGCCGCTGCCCCGATCTCCGCCTCGATCTCCGCCCCGTCCGCCGCCTCGACCCCCGGGTCCGCCCCGGCTGCCCCGACTGCCCCGTCCGTCGGCCCGGCCCAACTCCCGCCGCCCCCCGCCTACTTCACCGGCCGCGACGAAACCCTGCGCCGGCTGCACCGCACCCTCGCGAGCACCCCCGGTGACGGTGCCACCCCGACCGTCGTCGTCCTCAGTGGTATGGCCGGCGTCGGCAAGAGCGCCCTCGCCCTGCACCTCGCCCATACCCTGAGGGAACGTTTCTTCAGCGGTCAGCTCTACCTCCACCTGCACGGCGCCACGCCCGGCATGACCCCCCTCACCGCAGGTCAGGCGCTCGCAGCCCTGCTGCGCGACCTCGGCACCGAGCCCCGGCGCATCCCCGAGCACCCGGACGCCGCCGCCGCGTTGCTGCGCACCCTGCTCGCCCCGACGCGCACGCTTCTCGTGCTGGACGACGCCGCGACCGCCGCCCAGATCCGTCCGCTGCTGCCGGCCGGCCCCGGCTGCGCGGTGATCGTGACCAGCCGCTCGCCGCTGACCGTCCTCGACGGCGCCCGCCGCTTCCCGCTCGCGCCGCTGTCGGCCGAGGACAGCGCGGCCCTGCTGCGGGCGGCCTCCGGCCCGGGCCAGGGACGTGCGGACCTCGACGCCGGCCACCCCCTCGTCGATCTCACCGGTCGCCTTCCGCTCGCCCTGCGCGTCGTCGCCGCCCGTCTCGCCGCGCGCAGTGCCCTCACCCCGGACGCGCTGGCCGGCCAACTGGCGGCGGCGGAGAGCAGGTTGTCCCACCTGGAGTACGACGATCTCAGCGTCCGCCGTTCCCTCGCCGTCGCCCACGATGCCCTCGCCGCCTCCGGACGCGAGGTCGACCGCGACGCGGCCCGCACCCTCCGCCGTTTCGGCGCCCTCGACCTCCCCACCTACGGCGTCCCCCTGCTGGCCCGCCTCACCGGCGCCGACGAAGCCCGCGCCGAGGCAGCCCTGAACCGTCTCGTCGACGTGGCGCTCCTGGAGGAACAGGCCTACGGCCGCTACACACCGCACGACCTGGTACGGGACTTCGCGCGCGAACTCGCGGAGTCCGAAGCGGGCGAGCCGGACGGCCGCGCCGACGCCGTGGACGCGATGCCGACGGCCCTGCACTGGTACGCCGCCGTGGCCGAACGCGCCCTCGCCGCCATCGTCGAAGGCGGCCCCGACCAGGACGACCGCCGCCGTCCGACCGCCGCACAGCCGCCCGCCCACGCGGCGCACGTCACGGCCGTACCCCCCTTCGCCGGCCCCGCAGAGGCCTTCGCGTGGTGCGACACGGAGTTGCAGAACATCGTCGCGCTGGTGAAGAGCGCGTCAAACACAACCCAGACCACCGCCAGAACCCCAGCCCCACCGACTCCCGACGAGGCCCACGCCCCACCGCCTCCCGACGCGGCCCACGCCCCACCGCCTCCCGACGCGGCCCCTGCCCCGACAGGCACCGACGCGGCCCGCGTCGCAGAACGCACTGAAGCAGCCCTCGTCTCCACCCTCCTTCGTCTTCTCTTCCCCTATCTCCAGCGTCGGGGCCGGGTCGCCGAGATGGAGGTGCTCGGGCTGATCGCGCTGCGGGTCGCGCGGTGGCTCGGGGACGAGGCCGCCGAGGCCTACGCCCTGGGTGATCTCGCCGGACTGCACTTCCTGACCGGCCGTCAGCGAGACGCGCTCGCCCTCAACGACCGGGCCCTCGCGATCTGGCGGCGGCTCGACCGGCTCTCCTGGGTCCGGCGCTGCCTCAACAACCGAGGCCTGCTGCTGGAGGGCCTCGGACGGTACGAGGAGTCCGGCGCGGCACTGCGCCAGAGCCTCACCTACTCGCGGCAGTTGAACGACCCGCACGGCGAGGCCGTCACCCACAGTCACCTCGGCAATCTGTACGAGCACACCGACCCGAGGGCCGCCATCGAGCAGCACCGGCGTTCCCTCGCAATCGGGGACGCGATCGGCGCCGTCATCGTGCAGCACTCGGCGCACTGCAACATCGGCTACGCCCACCTCACCCTCGGCGAACCCGCCGCCGCGTGGCCGCACTTCGAGGAGAGCCTGCGCATCCTCGGCGGTCTCGGCGACTGGCACGGCGAGTCCCAGACCCGGCTGGGGCTCGTCCGCGCCCTGCGCCCGTTGGGCCGCACCGAACACGCGCTGGCGGAGTGCGCCGAACTGCTGCGCCGCGCCGACGCCCGCGGCGACCGCTACACCGGCGGCCTCGCCCGGCACCAGCACGGTCTTCTGCTCCGGGACCAGGGCCGTATCGAGCAGGCGTACGCGGAGTGGCGAGCGGCCCTCGCCGCGCTGGCCGGGACGGACGAGCAGGCCGTCGTACGAGAGCTCAGGGAGCTGCTTGCCGGTGACGGTTGA